The following proteins are encoded in a genomic region of uncultured Vibrio sp.:
- a CDS encoding ABC transporter permease subunit produces the protein MLLYTIRRFNLFFITLMILTLVGFSLLRLDPMSHWTQVDFWSGWQHYLVNLSQLDFGYSKSGNAIFDELSIVFPATLELCFFAFLVSLLIGIPLGTLAGMKQGKVLDTSISFLAMSGYSAPIFWVALLLIMVFSLEYQFFPVAGRYDLLYEIDHITGFAIIDAFMAKGEYRVHALQSVIEHMVLPCLVLALAPTTQVIGLMRSSVADVMSQNYIRAARIKGLSNREIITQHVLRNAIPPIIPKVGVQLSSMITLAIITESVFNWPGIGRWLLDALANQDYASIQAGVMVLATLVLTANILSDLIGAMINPLVRKEWYANK, from the coding sequence ATGCTTTTGTATACCATTCGACGCTTTAACCTGTTTTTCATCACATTGATGATCCTCACTTTAGTGGGCTTCTCTCTATTGCGTCTCGACCCGATGTCACATTGGACACAAGTTGATTTTTGGTCGGGTTGGCAACACTACCTTGTAAACCTATCACAACTGGATTTCGGCTACAGCAAGAGTGGTAATGCCATTTTTGATGAGTTATCCATCGTCTTTCCGGCAACATTAGAGCTGTGTTTTTTTGCCTTTCTTGTTTCGCTTTTAATTGGCATCCCGCTAGGAACCTTAGCTGGTATGAAGCAGGGAAAAGTGTTAGATACCAGTATCTCGTTTTTAGCCATGTCTGGGTATTCTGCGCCAATCTTTTGGGTCGCACTGCTGCTTATCATGGTGTTTTCACTTGAATATCAATTTTTCCCAGTAGCCGGCCGTTATGATCTGCTGTACGAAATCGATCACATCACTGGCTTTGCTATTATCGATGCCTTTATGGCAAAAGGTGAGTATCGAGTTCATGCGTTACAAAGTGTCATTGAGCACATGGTACTGCCATGTTTGGTCTTGGCTCTCGCGCCAACCACCCAAGTCATTGGTCTAATGCGCTCATCGGTTGCCGATGTGATGAGTCAAAATTACATTCGAGCCGCTAGAATTAAAGGTCTTTCTAATAGAGAGATCATCACTCAGCATGTGCTGCGCAACGCGATTCCACCGATCATCCCGAAAGTCGGCGTTCAACTATCAAGCATGATCACCCTTGCGATCATTACCGAGTCCGTTTTTAACTGGCCAGGTATCGGCCGTTGGCTACTGGATGCATTGGCAAACCAAGACTATGCCTCAATCCAGGCTGGCGTTATGGTACTTGCGACTCTGGTTCTAACCGCCAATATCCTCTCGGATCTGATTGGTGCCATGATTAACCCTCTGGTGAGAAAGGAATGGTATGCTAACAAATAA
- a CDS encoding ABC transporter permease subunit, with product MLTNNVYQEEHIPTQFERFWRSYRANGLAMFGLWCLVFIVLVTLFAPFIAPFDPQAQSGELLVPPSWSPSGSVDYFLGTDDLGRDILSRLIMGSQLTFGAAVGITITAAIIGCLIGVLAGMTRGLLSSTLNHLLDTVMSIPSLLLAIIFVAFLGFGEFNILLAICLALIPRFIRSVYIAVHTEVEKDYIMAARLDGANDFYLLWSSILPNVLTVIAAEFTLALSTAILDITALGFLGLGAQAPSTEWGAILGDSVELIYIAPWTVTLPGLTIMFTVITLNLVGEGVRRSLNAGIE from the coding sequence ATGCTAACAAATAACGTTTATCAGGAAGAACACATTCCCACTCAGTTCGAGCGATTCTGGCGTAGTTACCGTGCTAACGGGTTAGCAATGTTTGGTTTATGGTGCCTCGTGTTCATTGTATTAGTCACCCTGTTTGCACCATTCATCGCGCCTTTTGATCCTCAGGCTCAATCCGGAGAGCTACTGGTGCCACCGTCTTGGTCACCATCAGGATCTGTCGATTACTTCTTGGGAACAGACGATTTAGGACGCGATATTCTGTCACGTCTCATCATGGGCTCTCAGCTGACGTTTGGAGCGGCGGTTGGTATAACAATTACCGCAGCCATCATCGGTTGTCTGATTGGTGTATTGGCTGGTATGACTAGAGGTCTGCTTTCCAGTACCTTGAACCACCTACTCGACACAGTAATGTCCATTCCTTCACTGCTATTAGCGATCATTTTTGTGGCATTTTTGGGCTTTGGAGAGTTCAATATCTTGCTGGCGATTTGTTTGGCGCTCATTCCGCGTTTTATTCGCTCGGTTTATATTGCAGTGCATACTGAGGTAGAGAAAGACTACATCATGGCAGCACGTCTGGATGGTGCAAATGATTTCTACCTACTTTGGAGCTCGATACTGCCGAACGTTCTTACCGTTATCGCCGCAGAGTTCACACTGGCGCTTTCTACTGCGATTTTAGACATTACTGCATTGGGCTTTCTGGGTTTGGGAGCACAAGCACCAAGTACTGAATGGGGCGCTATTTTGGGCGATTCAGTCGAACTTATTTACATCGCCCCTTGGACGGTAACCTTACCAGGCCTCACTATCATGTTTACCGTCATTACCCTAAACTTAGTAGGTGAAGGGGTACGCCGATCGCTTAATGCGGGGATCGAATAA
- a CDS encoding oligopeptide/dipeptide ABC transporter ATP-binding protein, with translation MPLLDIRHLTIEIETPQGMVRAVDRMSLTLNEGEIRGLVGESGSGKSLVAKAIVGVNKDTWRITADRMRLGNIDLLQLTPKERRKVIARDIAMIFQEPSTCLDPSEEVGRQLIESIPSRSFDGKWWERFKWRKKQAIALLHKVGIKDHKRIMGSYPYELTDGECQKVMIAMAIATKPKLLIADEPTNDLDPITQSQILRLLSRMNQLNNTTILLIGHDLTTITQWANRITVMYCGQSVESADTRKIITAPKHPYTDALLKAMPDFNDWVPHKQKLQSLPGSIPPLQHLPIGCRLGPRCPYAQKQCVEIPHTRRIKNHKFNCHFPLNTEKKS, from the coding sequence ATGCCGTTATTAGACATTCGTCATTTGACCATTGAAATTGAAACACCTCAAGGAATGGTGCGCGCTGTAGACAGAATGAGCCTAACGTTAAACGAAGGTGAAATTCGCGGCTTAGTAGGTGAATCTGGCTCAGGAAAAAGTCTTGTTGCCAAAGCCATTGTTGGCGTCAACAAAGATACCTGGCGAATCACCGCAGACCGGATGCGCTTAGGAAATATCGATCTCCTTCAGCTTACTCCTAAAGAGCGGCGGAAAGTAATCGCACGAGATATTGCGATGATTTTTCAGGAGCCTTCGACCTGTTTGGACCCTTCAGAGGAAGTCGGCCGACAGCTTATTGAATCGATTCCATCTCGTTCATTCGATGGCAAATGGTGGGAACGATTTAAGTGGCGTAAAAAACAAGCCATTGCCCTACTGCATAAAGTTGGGATCAAAGATCACAAGCGGATAATGGGCAGCTATCCGTACGAGCTGACGGACGGTGAGTGTCAAAAAGTCATGATTGCCATGGCGATTGCCACTAAGCCTAAATTGTTGATTGCAGACGAACCGACTAATGACCTTGACCCAATCACTCAATCGCAGATCCTGCGTCTGTTAAGCCGGATGAATCAGCTCAACAATACAACGATCTTGCTTATTGGTCACGACTTAACCACTATCACTCAATGGGCAAACCGTATTACCGTGATGTACTGTGGTCAGTCGGTTGAGTCTGCTGACACACGTAAGATCATTACAGCTCCGAAGCACCCTTATACCGATGCGCTGCTAAAGGCGATGCCAGACTTTAACGACTGGGTTCCACACAAACAGAAACTCCAATCTCTGCCTGGCTCAATTCCACCTTTGCAGCATTTGCCAATTGGTTGTCGATTAGGACCTCGTTGTCCTTATGCGCAAAAGCAATGTGTTGAAATCCCGCACACCCGGCGAATCAAGAACCATAAGTTCAACTGTCACTTTCCACTCAATACGGAGAAAAAGTCATGA
- a CDS encoding ATP-binding cassette domain-containing protein has protein sequence MSALLEVDNLSKQFVTRSSFFKRQTTVAVKPVSFTLEPGQTIGFIGQNGSGKSTLARMLAGVVAPSSGEIRVNGERLEHKDYATRCKLIRMIFQDPNTSLNPRIQIGRILEGPLKRNTNMPPDARMKRVKETLRRVGLLPEHAYFYPQMLAAGQKQRVCLARALILQPSIIVADEALNGLDMAMRSQILNLFLELQEEMGLSFVYVSQHIGIVKHITDKVMVMHEGEVVECGDTQQVLTHPEHAITQRLVESHFYKAPNHSM, from the coding sequence ATGAGTGCGTTACTTGAAGTCGATAATTTGTCGAAACAGTTTGTCACGCGCTCAAGTTTTTTTAAACGTCAGACGACTGTCGCTGTAAAGCCTGTCAGCTTCACCCTGGAACCAGGGCAAACCATCGGCTTTATTGGTCAGAACGGTTCTGGTAAGTCGACACTGGCCCGTATGCTGGCGGGTGTCGTTGCGCCAAGTTCTGGCGAAATCCGCGTCAATGGCGAACGTTTGGAACATAAAGACTATGCGACCCGTTGTAAGCTGATTCGTATGATTTTTCAGGATCCAAATACCTCACTGAACCCACGAATTCAAATTGGTCGCATATTAGAGGGGCCATTAAAACGAAACACCAACATGCCGCCAGACGCACGCATGAAACGCGTTAAAGAGACCCTTCGTCGAGTAGGCTTGCTACCTGAACATGCCTACTTTTACCCACAGATGCTTGCTGCTGGACAAAAACAACGTGTCTGTCTGGCTCGTGCCTTGATACTTCAACCTTCAATTATTGTCGCAGATGAAGCGTTAAACGGTCTCGATATGGCCATGCGCTCGCAGATTCTGAACTTGTTCTTGGAGTTGCAAGAAGAGATGGGCTTGTCTTTCGTTTATGTGTCGCAGCACATTGGTATCGTCAAACACATTACAGATAAAGTGATGGTCATGCATGAAGGCGAAGTCGTTGAATGTGGTGATACCCAACAAGTGCTTACTCACCCTGAGCACGCGATTACTCAACGATTGGTTGAAAGCCACTTCTACAAAGCACCAAACCACTCAATGTAA
- a CDS encoding DUF2750 domain-containing protein yields MSEALTQEQMDTINRYNEEQRLKYCVKEIVTNRKVWILKDEHGCVMLNTEDDDCVPVWPNEEFAQQWATGEWENCEPEAISLNKWHSRWTVGLEDDELSVVVFPNQNEEGVVLFPDEFDFELRKLAGRQ; encoded by the coding sequence ATGTCCGAAGCATTGACCCAAGAGCAAATGGATACCATCAATCGTTACAATGAAGAGCAACGATTGAAGTACTGCGTAAAAGAGATCGTTACGAATCGCAAAGTATGGATTCTAAAAGATGAACACGGTTGCGTAATGCTTAATACAGAAGATGACGATTGTGTTCCTGTATGGCCGAATGAAGAATTTGCTCAGCAATGGGCAACAGGTGAGTGGGAGAATTGTGAGCCAGAAGCCATTTCTCTTAACAAGTGGCACAGTCGTTGGACTGTGGGACTGGAAGATGACGAGCTTTCGGTCGTGGTATTCCCAAACCAGAACGAAGAGGGCGTTGTTCTGTTTCCGGATGAGTTTGATTTCGAACTGCGTAAGCTCGCTGGTCGACAATAG
- a CDS encoding manganese-dependent inorganic pyrophosphatase: MILVVGHKNPDSDSICSALVATELLKARGVEAMPIRQGEINRETQHILEVAGAEVPELRTSVAGETVWLVDYSDLAQAPDDIAEAEIAGIVDHHRLGDVMTVNPMEAWIWPVGCTNTVLFNMFKIEGHEIKPQIAKLMMSAILSDTVGFASPTCTQKDKDAVAELAAIADVQDVDAFIKDLLIAKTNIEGLSAAELVEKDLKGYPFNGRDVVVGQVELATLEQVDGMIEALEADLEFRCEKDNLAFAAVMLTDITTAQTRLLYKGEWAEKLVKHEDNGVLMMENTLSRKKQGWPWLQTELA; encoded by the coding sequence ATGATTCTAGTTGTAGGTCATAAGAACCCAGACAGTGATAGTATTTGTAGTGCACTCGTTGCAACTGAACTTCTTAAGGCGCGTGGTGTTGAAGCAATGCCAATTCGTCAAGGCGAAATCAACCGTGAAACTCAGCACATTCTTGAAGTAGCTGGTGCTGAAGTTCCAGAACTGCGCACTTCAGTTGCGGGTGAGACCGTTTGGTTAGTCGATTATTCCGATCTGGCTCAAGCACCAGACGACATCGCTGAAGCTGAAATCGCGGGTATCGTTGACCACCACCGTTTAGGTGATGTGATGACAGTGAACCCAATGGAAGCATGGATCTGGCCTGTTGGTTGTACTAACACGGTACTGTTCAACATGTTCAAGATTGAAGGTCACGAGATCAAGCCTCAAATCGCGAAGCTAATGATGTCAGCAATCCTATCTGACACAGTAGGCTTCGCTTCTCCAACTTGTACTCAAAAAGACAAAGATGCCGTTGCTGAGCTAGCTGCAATCGCAGACGTACAAGATGTTGACGCATTCATTAAAGATCTTCTGATCGCAAAAACTAACATCGAAGGTCTATCTGCAGCTGAGCTAGTAGAAAAAGACCTGAAAGGTTACCCATTCAACGGTCGTGACGTAGTAGTAGGTCAGGTTGAGCTTGCAACTCTTGAGCAAGTTGACGGCATGATCGAAGCACTAGAAGCAGACCTAGAATTTCGTTGTGAGAAAGATAACCTAGCGTTCGCTGCTGTGATGCTAACAGACATCACTACTGCTCAAACTCGTCTTCTATACAAAGGTGAGTGGGCAGAGAAGCTAGTTAAGCATGAGGACAACGGCGTGCTAATGATGGAAAATACTCTAAGCCGTAAGAAGCAAGGTTGGCCTTGGCTTCAAACTGAGCTTGCGTAA
- a CDS encoding putative manganese transporter: MNATRFLHSAQHLLRPTQFRLAYKRLLIPVFMFALLVNGHTREVAVTTLSDSFWAVSCYVCATLVIYHYLSHFLSKTNRFTELYRHSQTHQVFFAALLGALPGCGGAIVVTTQFISGRVGFGAIVAVLTSTMGDAAFLLLAAKPVVGIGVVVTGIVVGTISGLVVNTVHKEDFLRPEHKINPNEPFNPQSQSEGYSAQEQKAINLQGTFWKWLILPTSVIALMMSFQLDINQLFNLPSNFIEWIGAIFSVITMSLWAMTKELGGYQSTVSEDEKIIDSHPIQKAAQDTNFVSAWVIIAFIAFEFTIYFSGLDVAASLSEWGFWMPLAGLMIGILPGCGPQILVTSLYLSGAAPFSAQIANAISNDGDALFPAIAMAPKAALVATIYSSIPAFIVGYGYYFLFEL; encoded by the coding sequence ATGAACGCGACGAGATTTTTGCATTCAGCCCAGCACCTGCTTCGGCCAACTCAGTTCCGCTTAGCGTATAAACGCCTGCTTATACCTGTTTTTATGTTCGCGCTGTTGGTGAATGGCCACACTCGTGAAGTCGCGGTGACGACACTGTCCGATTCCTTTTGGGCTGTTTCGTGCTATGTCTGTGCGACTCTGGTGATTTATCATTATCTATCCCACTTCCTATCGAAAACCAATCGCTTCACTGAACTATACCGTCATTCTCAAACTCATCAGGTATTTTTCGCTGCGCTGCTTGGTGCCCTACCGGGATGTGGCGGTGCAATTGTTGTTACCACGCAGTTTATTAGTGGGCGAGTCGGTTTTGGTGCCATCGTTGCTGTATTGACATCAACAATGGGTGACGCTGCTTTCTTGCTGCTCGCAGCTAAACCTGTGGTCGGGATTGGCGTCGTGGTTACGGGGATCGTTGTCGGTACAATTTCTGGACTGGTTGTAAATACGGTTCACAAAGAAGATTTTTTACGTCCCGAGCATAAAATAAACCCAAATGAACCATTTAATCCTCAAAGCCAAAGCGAGGGTTACAGCGCTCAGGAACAGAAGGCGATCAATTTACAAGGCACGTTCTGGAAATGGCTGATATTGCCGACCAGTGTTATCGCCCTGATGATGTCTTTCCAATTGGATATCAATCAGCTTTTTAACCTGCCTTCAAATTTTATTGAATGGATTGGGGCGATTTTTTCAGTCATAACGATGTCGCTTTGGGCAATGACCAAAGAATTAGGCGGTTATCAATCGACGGTATCCGAAGATGAGAAAATCATCGACTCCCACCCGATTCAAAAAGCGGCGCAAGACACCAACTTCGTCAGCGCGTGGGTGATTATTGCCTTCATTGCGTTTGAGTTTACGATTTACTTTTCCGGTCTGGATGTAGCCGCTTCTCTCTCAGAATGGGGGTTCTGGATGCCATTAGCCGGATTGATGATAGGAATACTTCCTGGTTGTGGGCCTCAAATTTTAGTGACAAGTTTGTACCTGTCCGGTGCCGCTCCTTTTTCAGCACAAATAGCCAATGCAATCTCAAACGATGGTGATGCACTTTTCCCGGCGATTGCGATGGCACCCAAAGCAGCACTCGTCGCTACTATTTACTCATCGATTCCTGCGTTTATTGTCGGTTACGGTTATTACTTTCTATTTGAACTTTAA
- a CDS encoding alpha-galactosidase, giving the protein MTQTFQLANRTEITVVDNDLRVDVIGNQAHFSFAGIHQKTFTDREVLFEVPFLYEHGARVIGDGFQMLAQTSGTISQPIDVGRCPDNSSSYRIYSQDAPKRYYNYLVVEDSDGYTLFGFTSCRRFAGYFDVRLREEQWILAAAIDGEHTQVTDWESNALESVTVLSGTSLSALYQQYSKMITDNHPVRSRVKQRAPVGWCSWYAYYAEVTEQNILQNVECMSDKLADLEWVLLDDGYQVFMGDWLTPSDKFSGGVKELIKDIRSKGKKPAIWMAPFIAQPESEVFKQHPDWFVRHHDGRLMKAEDVTYGGWRCTPWYILDTSLPEVQDHLTHVVSVMREEWGVELFKLDANYWGTLKGKRSQSGVTGVEAYRMGMEAIARGAGDAWLLGCNAPMWPSLGLVDAMRVSDDVERHAQRFDQIAKETFFRNWQHRKLWQIDPDCATFTSLPNQSASREDYEFHRTVLLACGGLLLSGDPLPEMTPFANKTLSKLMLRQRRSQESALFSSLNLNHAFLKLTNKNDLHCLFNYANQDATEFTLTANKPVDWYDFWTGEKLNQDVCQMFLVSLDKGLNARAIVTV; this is encoded by the coding sequence ATGACTCAAACCTTTCAGCTCGCTAACCGCACAGAAATCACCGTTGTTGACAATGACCTGCGAGTCGATGTCATCGGCAATCAAGCCCATTTTTCTTTTGCTGGTATCCACCAGAAAACCTTTACTGATCGCGAAGTACTTTTTGAAGTCCCATTTTTATATGAACATGGCGCTCGTGTGATCGGAGACGGTTTTCAGATGTTGGCACAAACCTCGGGTACCATAAGCCAACCAATCGATGTTGGTCGTTGTCCTGATAACAGTTCAAGTTATCGGATCTATTCTCAAGATGCACCAAAGCGTTACTACAACTACTTAGTGGTTGAAGACTCTGATGGCTATACGTTATTTGGCTTTACCAGTTGTCGTCGCTTCGCTGGCTATTTTGATGTGCGATTGCGTGAAGAGCAGTGGATTCTGGCTGCGGCTATTGATGGCGAGCATACACAAGTGACCGACTGGGAAAGTAATGCTTTGGAGTCAGTTACCGTGCTGAGCGGAACCTCATTGTCAGCACTTTACCAACAATACAGCAAGATGATTACAGACAATCATCCGGTGCGCAGCCGTGTCAAACAACGTGCTCCTGTCGGTTGGTGCTCTTGGTACGCCTATTATGCTGAAGTGACGGAACAGAACATACTGCAAAACGTCGAGTGTATGAGCGATAAGCTGGCGGATCTGGAGTGGGTGTTACTTGACGATGGCTATCAGGTGTTCATGGGTGACTGGCTTACGCCTTCCGATAAGTTTTCTGGCGGTGTAAAAGAGTTGATTAAGGACATTCGATCTAAGGGCAAAAAGCCAGCGATTTGGATGGCGCCATTTATTGCTCAACCAGAGTCGGAAGTGTTCAAACAACACCCTGATTGGTTTGTTCGCCATCATGATGGCCGTTTGATGAAAGCAGAAGATGTTACGTACGGAGGCTGGCGATGCACGCCGTGGTATATTCTCGATACTTCGCTTCCAGAAGTCCAAGATCATCTTACCCATGTGGTTTCTGTCATGCGCGAGGAGTGGGGCGTCGAATTGTTTAAGCTGGATGCAAACTATTGGGGCACCCTCAAAGGAAAACGCAGTCAGTCTGGCGTGACGGGGGTTGAAGCGTACCGAATGGGCATGGAAGCGATAGCGAGAGGGGCAGGTGACGCTTGGTTACTTGGTTGCAATGCGCCGATGTGGCCTTCACTGGGGTTGGTGGATGCGATGCGTGTCTCCGACGATGTAGAGCGTCACGCGCAGCGCTTTGATCAGATCGCAAAAGAGACATTTTTCCGCAACTGGCAACACCGAAAATTGTGGCAAATTGATCCTGACTGCGCCACGTTTACCTCGTTACCAAATCAATCGGCTTCGCGTGAGGACTATGAATTTCATCGTACAGTGCTTCTGGCTTGTGGCGGTTTGTTGCTGTCAGGCGACCCGTTGCCGGAGATGACCCCGTTTGCGAACAAAACGTTGTCGAAGCTTATGTTGCGCCAACGTCGCAGCCAAGAGTCGGCACTCTTTTCGTCATTGAACTTAAACCACGCATTTTTGAAGCTCACCAACAAGAATGATCTGCATTGTTTGTTTAACTACGCCAATCAGGATGCGACAGAGTTTACTCTCACCGCGAATAAGCCAGTAGATTGGTATGATTTCTGGACGGGAGAAAAGCTCAACCAAGACGTTTGTCAGATGTTTTTAGTTAGCCTAGATAAGGGCTTGAATGCAAGAGCGATCGTCACAGTATAG
- the torA gene encoding trimethylamine-N-oxide reductase TorA, whose protein sequence is MAITRRSFLKGVATTSATSVIGPSLLASASAKAAESTGTWKVTGSHWGAFRAHIYAGKVQEIKPLELDKNPTEMLNGIKGIIYSPSRVRYPMVRLDWLKKHKYSADTRGNNRFIRVTWDEALDLFYRELERVQKEYGPWALHAGQTGWNQTGAFNNCTAHMQRAVGMHGNFITKVGDYSTGAGQTIMPYVLGSTEVYAQGTSWSEILENSDNIVLWANDPVKNLQVGWNCETHESFKYLEQLKEKVAKGEINVLSVDPVKNKTQRYLENDHLYINPMTDVAFMLAVAHVLYNEELYDKKFIETYCLGFEEFIQYVQGQTKDKTEKTPEWAALICGVKADKIREFARMLVNGRTQILMGWCIQRQEHGEQPYWAAAVVAAMVGQIGLPGGGISYGHHYSSIGVPSTGFAGPGGFPRNLDQGMKPKWDNNDFNGYSRTIPVARWIDAILESGKEINYNGGKVKLPDFKMMVISGCNPWHHHQDRNRMKKAFKKLQTVVTIEFAWTATCRFSDIVLPACTQWERNDIDVYGSYSSRGLVAMHRLVDPLFQSKPDFQIMSELTQRFGRREEYTRGMSEMEWIESLYNDCKKANEGKFEMPEFNEFWEKSVLDFGEGKPWVRHADFRKDPELNPLGTPSGFIEITSRKIGRYGYEHCQEHPMWFEKSERSHGGPGSDKYPFWLQSCHPDKRLHSQMCESEEFRATYAVQGREPVYINPVDAKAKGIKDGDLVRVFNGRGQLLAGAVLTDSYPRGVVRIEEGAWYGPLNEKEGAICTYGDPNTLTQDIGSSELAQATSANTCIVDFEKFTGKVPPVTSFGGPIEVA, encoded by the coding sequence ATGGCTATTACACGAAGAAGTTTTCTTAAAGGCGTAGCAACCACGAGTGCCACGTCAGTTATTGGTCCAAGCTTATTGGCGTCAGCTTCTGCCAAAGCCGCGGAATCAACCGGTACCTGGAAAGTGACGGGCTCCCACTGGGGCGCATTCCGCGCTCATATCTACGCGGGTAAGGTTCAAGAGATCAAACCATTAGAGCTGGATAAGAACCCGACAGAGATGCTTAACGGCATCAAGGGCATCATTTACAGCCCTTCGCGTGTTCGTTACCCAATGGTTCGTCTGGATTGGCTGAAAAAGCACAAGTACAGCGCAGATACTCGCGGCAATAACCGTTTTATCCGTGTAACGTGGGATGAGGCGCTGGATCTGTTCTACCGTGAGTTAGAGCGTGTACAGAAAGAATACGGTCCGTGGGCACTGCACGCTGGCCAAACTGGCTGGAACCAAACGGGTGCGTTCAACAACTGTACCGCACACATGCAACGTGCGGTGGGCATGCATGGTAACTTCATTACGAAAGTTGGCGACTACTCGACAGGTGCGGGTCAAACCATCATGCCTTACGTACTCGGTTCGACAGAAGTTTATGCACAAGGGACGTCTTGGTCTGAAATCTTAGAGAACTCGGACAACATTGTTCTGTGGGCGAACGATCCAGTGAAAAACCTTCAGGTAGGCTGGAACTGTGAAACGCACGAATCTTTCAAGTATCTTGAACAGCTAAAAGAGAAAGTCGCGAAAGGTGAGATCAACGTTCTGTCTGTTGACCCAGTGAAGAACAAGACTCAGCGCTACCTGGAGAACGATCATCTGTACATCAACCCGATGACAGACGTGGCGTTCATGCTGGCTGTTGCGCACGTGTTGTACAACGAAGAGCTATACGATAAGAAGTTCATTGAGACTTACTGTTTAGGTTTTGAAGAGTTCATTCAATACGTTCAGGGTCAAACCAAAGATAAGACGGAAAAGACTCCAGAGTGGGCGGCATTAATTTGTGGCGTGAAGGCGGATAAGATTCGTGAGTTCGCCCGCATGTTGGTAAACGGCCGCACACAAATCTTAATGGGTTGGTGTATTCAGCGTCAGGAACATGGCGAGCAGCCATATTGGGCGGCTGCAGTTGTTGCTGCGATGGTAGGTCAGATTGGTCTGCCTGGCGGTGGCATCTCTTATGGTCACCACTACTCGAGTATCGGCGTTCCATCAACGGGTTTCGCTGGCCCGGGTGGCTTCCCGCGCAACCTTGACCAAGGTATGAAGCCTAAATGGGACAATAACGATTTCAACGGCTACAGTCGCACTATCCCGGTTGCGCGTTGGATTGATGCTATTCTGGAATCAGGTAAAGAGATCAATTACAACGGCGGCAAAGTTAAGCTGCCAGATTTCAAAATGATGGTGATTTCAGGTTGTAACCCATGGCACCATCACCAAGATCGCAACCGCATGAAGAAAGCGTTCAAGAAGCTACAAACGGTTGTGACCATTGAATTTGCCTGGACTGCCACTTGTCGCTTCTCCGATATCGTATTGCCAGCATGTACTCAGTGGGAGCGCAACGATATCGACGTTTATGGCTCATACTCAAGCCGTGGTTTGGTGGCGATGCACCGTTTGGTGGATCCACTGTTCCAATCTAAACCTGACTTCCAGATCATGAGTGAACTGACACAACGCTTTGGCCGCCGTGAAGAGTACACTCGTGGTATGAGCGAGATGGAATGGATCGAAAGCCTGTACAACGATTGTAAGAAAGCCAATGAAGGTAAATTCGAAATGCCAGAGTTCAACGAATTCTGGGAGAAGAGTGTACTGGACTTTGGCGAAGGCAAACCTTGGGTTCGACATGCGGATTTCCGTAAAGACCCAGAGCTGAATCCACTGGGTACGCCATCGGGTTTCATCGAGATTACCTCTCGTAAGATCGGCCGTTACGGTTACGAACACTGCCAAGAACACCCAATGTGGTTCGAAAAATCAGAACGTTCACACGGTGGTCCGGGTTCAGACAAATACCCATTCTGGTTGCAGTCTTGTCACCCAGACAAGCGCTTGCACTCACAAATGTGTGAATCTGAAGAGTTCCGTGCCACTTACGCAGTACAAGGTCGTGAGCCTGTTTACATCAACCCGGTTGATGCAAAAGCAAAAGGCATTAAAGATGGTGACTTGGTACGTGTATTTAACGGTCGTGGTCAGCTTTTGGCGGGTGCGGTTCTGACCGACAGTTACCCACGTGGCGTTGTTCGTATCGAAGAGGGGGCTTGGTATGGTCCTCTGAACGAGAAAGAAGGCGCAATCTGTACCTACGGTGATCCGAATACGCTAACGCAAGACATCGGTTCGTCCGAGCTTGCACAGGCGACTTCTGCGAACACGTGTATCGTCGACTTTGAGAAGTTCACAGGTAAAGTACCACCAGTAACCTCATTTGGTGGCCCAATCGAAGTCGCTTAA